From the Pomacea canaliculata isolate SZHN2017 linkage group LG4, ASM307304v1, whole genome shotgun sequence genome, one window contains:
- the LOC112562503 gene encoding antistasin-like — protein MASTSFLLLLLGGLSIIQGLTALILKPPTHECPPQCKIFCEYGFVLDSYGCPTCQCKQRPDCPFLKCPAIDCPYGRLEENGCPTCRCKPRVVDPPPGKHCPPVCLIFCPYGNVLDSNGCPICKCRDRPVCPPVRCPRPCTNGYVTKNGCQTCTCLPDVCRDKCSQHCANPSYALPPGCTCKCPIVAYYGMVSALLVFVSLIVGEAGAAVAHPPFDQCGPVCAIACLYGNVPDERGCPTCQCREKPLCPLFKCHACANGYVYVDGCQTCTCQPDCVPAVCPTIKCAYGLQRDENGCEICSCNPGPVCKLVRCRNACPYGYLYLNGCQTCTCRPRPECPMIKCARNCPSGYVYSKGCQTCTCLNVFQ, from the exons ATGGCCAGCACCAGTTTCTTGCTGCTTCTGCTGGGGGGCTTGTCCATCATACAAGGCTTGACTG CTTTGATTCTGAAACCACCAACCCACGAGTGCCCACCACAGTGTAAGATTTTCTGTGAATACGGGTTCGTCTTAGACTCCTATGGCTGTCCAACCTGCCAGTGCAAACAAC GCCCCGACTGTCCTTTCCTTAAATGTCCTGCTATTGACTGTCCTTATGGAAGACTAGAGGAAAACGGATGTCCTACCTGCCGATGCAAACCACGTG TTGTGGATCCTCCACCTGGAAAGCATTGCCCACCCGTCTGCTTGATTTTCTGTCCATACGGGAACGTCTTAGACTCCAACGGCTGTCCAATCTGCAAATGCAGAGACC GTCCAGTCTGCCCACCAGTGCGGTGTCCCAGACCTTGCACTAACGGATACGTCACCAAGAATGGCTGCCAGACATGCACGTGCCTACCTG ACGTCTGCCGAGACAAATGCTCGCAGCACTGTGCCAATCCCTCTTACGCCTTGCCACCTGGCTGTACCTGCAAATGCCCAATAGTAGCTTACTA TGGGATGGTGTCAGCTTTACTTGTGTTCGTGAGCTTGATAGTCGGCGAAGCAGGAGCAG CTGTTGCACACCCTCCTTTTGACCAATGCGGACCAGTGTGCGCTATTGCTTGCCTCTATGGAAACGTTCCTGATGAAAGAGGATGTCCAACATGTCAGTGCAGAGAAA AACCTTTATGCCCTCTTTTCAAATGCCATGCGTGTGCTAACGGCTACGTCTACGTCGACGGCTGTCAGACTTGTACCTGTCAACCAG ACTGTGTACCTGCAGTTTGTCCAACCATCAAATGCGCATACGGACTTCAACGAGACGAGAATGGCTGCGAGATCTGTTCGTGCAACCCAG GTCCAGTCTGTAAACTAGTGAGGTGCCGCAATGCGTGTCCATATGGATACCTGTATCTAAATGGATGTCAGACTTGTACATGCAGACCAA GACCAGAATGTCCAATGATCAAGTGTGCACGCAACTGTCCTTCTGGATATGTCTATAGCAAAGGATGCCAAACATGTACCTGTCTAAATG TTTTCCAGTAA
- the LOC112561998 gene encoding BPTI/Kunitz domain-containing protein 4-like isoform X1: protein MASGMVSALLVFVVLMVGKAGAVPLSDRCKQVCAIGCFSGNVFHPKGCPACRCIKSAPAPPPNRCGPVCARACRYGNVLDKNGCPTCRCIKEPVCPPVKCRACPSGYIFEDGCQTCTCKPRPECPMIKCALNCPYGYVYKEGCRTCTCQSGYKCQDTCKVFCADRVAIKSAFCAQCPCV from the exons ATGGCAAGTGGGATGGTGTCAGCTTTACTTGTGTTCGTGGTCTTGATGGTCGGCAAAGCAGGAGCAG TCCCTCTTTCTGACCGATGTAAACAAGTGTGTGCTATTGGTTGCTTCAGTGGAAACGTATTTCACCCAAAAGGATGTCCAGCATGTCGAtgcataaaaa GTGCTCCAGCCCCACCTCCTAACCGATGTGGACCAGTGTGCGCTAGAGCTTGCCGGTATGGAAACGTACTTGACAAAAATGGATGTCCAACATGTCGATGCATAAaag AACCTGTTTGCCCTCCTGTGAAATGCCGTGCGTGTCCTAGCGGCTACATCTTTGAAGACGGCTGCCAGACTTGTACCTGTAAACCAA GACCAGAATGTCCAATGATCAAGTGTGCACTCAACTGTCCTTATGGATATGTCTATAAAGAAGGATGCCGAACATGTACCTGTCAAAGTG GTTACAAGTGTCAAGACACTTGCAAGGTTTTTTGTGCAGATCGTGTTGCTATAAAGTCTGCATTCTGTGCTCAATGTCCTTGCGTTTAG
- the LOC112561998 gene encoding BPTI/Kunitz domain-containing protein 4-like isoform X2 gives MASGMVSALLVFVVLMVGKAGAGAPAPPPNRCGPVCARACRYGNVLDKNGCPTCRCIKEPVCPPVKCRACPSGYIFEDGCQTCTCKPRPECPMIKCALNCPYGYVYKEGCRTCTCQSGYKCQDTCKVFCADRVAIKSAFCAQCPCV, from the exons ATGGCAAGTGGGATGGTGTCAGCTTTACTTGTGTTCGTGGTCTTGATGGTCGGCAAAGCAGGAGCAG GTGCTCCAGCCCCACCTCCTAACCGATGTGGACCAGTGTGCGCTAGAGCTTGCCGGTATGGAAACGTACTTGACAAAAATGGATGTCCAACATGTCGATGCATAAaag AACCTGTTTGCCCTCCTGTGAAATGCCGTGCGTGTCCTAGCGGCTACATCTTTGAAGACGGCTGCCAGACTTGTACCTGTAAACCAA GACCAGAATGTCCAATGATCAAGTGTGCACTCAACTGTCCTTATGGATATGTCTATAAAGAAGGATGCCGAACATGTACCTGTCAAAGTG GTTACAAGTGTCAAGACACTTGCAAGGTTTTTTGTGCAGATCGTGTTGCTATAAAGTCTGCATTCTGTGCTCAATGTCCTTGCGTTTAG